One window of the Trifolium pratense cultivar HEN17-A07 linkage group LG2, ARS_RC_1.1, whole genome shotgun sequence genome contains the following:
- the LOC123909140 gene encoding putative disease resistance RPP13-like protein 1 codes for MLSFKYCYLSELVDEIGNLKLLRYLDLSRTQIKSLPDTICMLYNLQTLLSEGCTMMTDLPSNFSKLINLRHLQLPSNGFGVPYIRKMSKNIGKLNKLQSLSYFIVEEQNGSVLKELEKINHLHGRIRIEGLGNAIDPPDAAMANFKDKKYLEELHLNFCKIGREEMNDSIVERHVSVLEALHPNSNLKRLTIVNYNGNSFPNWLRGCHLPNLVSLNLQNCGLCSHLPPLGQSQ; via the coding sequence ATGTTATCATTTAAATATTGTTATCTATCAGAGCTAGTTGATGAGATAGGCAATTTAAAACTTCTGCGTTACCTAGACCTTTCTCGCACACAGATTAAAAGCTTACCTGATACCATTTGTATGTTGTATAATTTGCAAACACTCTTGTCGGAAGGGTGCACAATGATGACTGATCTCCCATCAAATTTTTCCAAACTCATTAATTTACGTCATCTTCAACTCCCTTCTAATGGTTTTGGTGTCCCTTATATAAGAAAGATGTCAAAGAATATAGGAAAGTTGAACAAACTTCAGTCCTTGTCTTACTTTATTGTGGAAGAGCAGAACGGATCTGTTCTTAAGGAGTTGGAGAAAATAAACCATCTTCATGGAAGAATTCGTATTGAAGGACTTGGTAATGCCATTGATCCTCCAGATGCTGCGATGGCCAATTTCAAAGATAAGAAGTATTTAGAAGAATTACATTTGAATTTCTGTAAGATCGGAAGAGAAGAAATGAATGACTCAATTGTTGAAAGACATGTATCTGTCTTGGAGGCTCTTCATCCAAATAGCAACTTGAAGAGGCTCACCATTGTAAACTACAATGGTAATTCTTTTCCAAATTGGCTAAGGGGTTGTCATTTACCCAACTTGGTATCTCTTAATCTGCAGAATTGTGGATTATGTTCTCATTTGCCGCCACTTGGTCAATCTCAATAA